One Pyrus communis chromosome 4, drPyrComm1.1, whole genome shotgun sequence genomic region harbors:
- the LOC137732748 gene encoding uncharacterized protein — MISLRSNTSRSCRTLAKKFGCAKRTWRSFTDKVQSKLHKLNIPRAIKTTARHLRALQTKFHFLIPSKVRALTKPSSTFPSNRYYNHHYDTFDSHVGYALGRSGYQYHNKLHHNKNTEAIHIDELFEEPAAVCVDAKKDRHFGEQAETSKVKQAVDEEDDGKIVKRNKKSLYSVEDAWQAVVAKSPQLRVVDERAEEFIHKFRQDMKLQKEKSLLEFQEMLARSS, encoded by the coding sequence ATGATTTCGTTACGATCCAATACTTCTAGGTCATGCCGGACGCTGGCAAAGAAGTTTGGATGCGCGAAGAGGACGTGGAGGAGCTTCACCGATAAAGTACAATCAAAACTCCACAAACTCAACATCCCCAGAGCAATCAAAACCACTGCCAGACACCTCCGTGCCTTGCAGACCAAGTTTCATTTTCTTATCCCATCCAAAGTCCGCGCTCTCACCAAACCTTCCTCTACCTTCCCTAGTAACCGATACTATAACCATCACTACGACACCTTTGACTCCCACGTCGGTTATGCGCTGGGAAGATCTGGCTACCAGTACCACAACAAGCTCCATCATAATAAGAATACGGAAGCCATACACATAGACGAGCTCTTTGAAGAGCCTGCCGCTGTCTGTGTGGACGCCAAGAAGGATCGACATTTTGGTGAGCAAGCAGAAACAAGCAAAGTGAAACAAGCGGTTGACGAGGAGGATGATGGGAAGATTGTGAAAAGAAATAAGAAGAGTTTGTACAGCGTTGAAGATGCGTGGCAAGCAGTGGTTGCTAAGTCACCTCAGCTGCGGGTAGTGGATGAAAGAGCGGAGGAGTTCATCCACAAGTTTAGGCAAGACATGAAGCTTCAGAAGGAGAAATCCCTTCTTGAGTTCCAGGAGATGTTGGCTCGCAGTTCATAA